Part of the Georgenia sp. TF02-10 genome, GCCAGGTGCACACGCAGGCCTCGTTGCCCTCCGCGTCGGCCAGCACCCACCAGGACGGGGCGTGCGCGTCCGTGACCAGGTGGCCGCCGGCGGCCAGCGCGGCGGCCACCCGGGCCGGGGCGTGGTCGGCGGGGACGTGGACGTCGAGGTGGATGCGGTTGCGGCCGGGGCGGGGGGCATCCATCTGCTGGAACCACAGGGCGGGCCCGCGGCCGGCGGGGTCGACGAGGTCGACGGAGGTCTCCTCCTCGCCGGGCGGGGCGAACCGCTTGTAGCCGAGCACGGCCTGCCAGAACGGCAGGACGGCGGCGATGTCGAGCGCGTCGACGGCGATCTCGACGGCGGTGCACCGGTGGGGCTCGGGCCGCAGGCCGAGCTCGCGGGCGATGGTCGAGATGCGCTCGCCGAGCGCGACGTCCCGCTCGGTGAGCCCGCCGGCGGCGTAGGTGATGAGCGAGACGTGCACCCGGTGGTAGCGCAGGTCCAGGTCGGGGTGGTGGTCGAGCTCCTCGGCGACGTCGCCGATGCGCCGCGCCAGCTCGATGCCGCGGGCGAGGGAGCCGGTGCGGAAGGTGCCGACGAGGCGGGGGCCGACCACGCGCCACTCCTGCAGGCCCGGGCGGGCCTGCACCTCCCCGGCGGGCAGCAGCCGTGTCATGGCCCCAAGGGTGGCACCGGGACCCGGGCCCGGCGAGCGGGACGGCAGCGCGTTCCGGCACCAGGTGGGGCGCGCCGCCCGGCCGCCCGACCGGCGCTTACCGGCAGCCGGCCCGCGGCGCACCGGCGCCCCGCCCGGGCTCACTCCAGGATGGCTCCGCGGGAGGCGGACTGGACGAGCTTGCTGTACTTGCCGAGCACGCCGCGGGTGTAGCGCGGCGGCAGCGGGGCCCAGCCGGCGCGGCGGCGGTCCAGCTCGTCGTCCTCGACGAGGAGGTCGAGCCGGCCGGCGGCGACGTCGAGGCGGATCCGGTCCCCGTCCCGGACGAGGGCGACCGGGCCGCCGTCGACGGCCTCCGGCGCGACGTGGCCCACGCACAGCCCGGTGGTGCCGCCGGAGAACCGCCCGTCGGTCAGCAGCAGCACGTCCTTGCCGAGCCCGGCGCCCTTGATGGCGCCGGTGATGGCGAGCATCTCGCGCATCCCGGGGCCGCCCTTCGGGCCCTCGTAACGGATGACGACGACGTCGCCGGCGGTGATCGTGCCGTCCTCGAGCGCGTCCATCGCGGCGCGCTCCCGGTCGAACACCCGGGCGGTGC contains:
- a CDS encoding VOC family protein — protein: MTRLLPAGEVQARPGLQEWRVVGPRLVGTFRTGSLARGIELARRIGDVAEELDHHPDLDLRYHRVHVSLITYAAGGLTERDVALGERISTIARELGLRPEPHRCTAVEIAVDALDIAAVLPFWQAVLGYKRFAPPGEEETSVDLVDPAGRGPALWFQQMDAPRPGRNRIHLDVHVPADHAPARVAAALAAGGHLVTDAHAPSWWVLADAEGNEACVCTWQEEPAG